Proteins encoded together in one Ipomoea triloba cultivar NCNSP0323 chromosome 4, ASM357664v1 window:
- the LOC116015665 gene encoding uncharacterized protein LOC116015665 isoform X2 produces MWCRKHLKMTVMSATQDSQEEHDNLFYQLLLDLLGYAASGFSALTRYPISVNKGLMTAVENFILEQLNLIKDCISEIKALCVFGLEVQKVVQEVLDALIRLCRVYSDNIDWNSCHLRADRDTSVVGVQEADSTDHVINVIKLSIEKLCELGIIAGNNGGSSVSLLNLSWKGVVSLLQLGKGALAEKVDIAGTILSLVSLANACLKIAAEGWSSPQKEPISFVEAKRIFLPVKFYLINAVRIISQYPAQAFSVFKDITLSVVKISTFKILLCKDELLKFASEAMLEILEPTSLHILNSLLISAQVQPEHKFQLLDWLFGDGWDSDDVVSPSDGGVDAMNAIFCTSSDAMHGGKVLLPGRVIVFLNLLKSAPDIENDVRMVMARKLGWLLGTFVDEDIYSLILALQIPTVCSSAQKQEVTYEPIFHLVLHALKTFMITASSSSAWCDVEHFLLENFFHPHFLCHEVITELWCFICRHAEKDIVNDIIDKLCSLLNYLASPEFVVIPDSAVRKVARFICTLVNCGSESMADRIFSSVLGNSRPHCSSSMYLALLMEGFSLDLLSNKMRTTAKQQIVVEYFEFLDAFEDKLPRECGSGVYGAPVFALSAVLQSCAVSISDTEMKTSKFLVAVIHKFYSSMDSPVKEDYRRLLSETLTIISKIKNLYSSDGMEVVILELQNLFISSPAMSNSQLFVCKPNLSSFMAGLGYIELADGEDNAMSAAVRELYCMLLRERHWAFVHLAMVAFAFFAARTTCNELWRYVPPDAALSFDLDPGNEADEERFMSELKVFLEKEMPSQKANLLDYQLAMLRKDGQMLKEIVRKTKETKTKTIPCEAMEVDNEKQSSRKRKLPDGISEGMEMLQNGLKVMGDSVSTWQNNQFDSIETHENFLKHISQLKDVITSLAGLAGTG; encoded by the exons ATGTGGTGTAGAAAGCATCTTAAGATGACAGTTATGTCAGCTACTCAGGATTCACAAGAAGAACATGACAACCTATTTTATCAG TTGCTTTTGGATTTGCTGGGCTACGCTGCCTCTGGTTTTTCAGCTTTAACCAGATACCCTATTTCGGTTAACAAGGGCTTGATGACTGCTGTTGAGAATTTcattttggagcaattaaaCCTGATAAAGGATTGTATTTCAGAGATAAAG GCACTTTGTGTATTTGGGTTGGAAGTGCAAAAGGTGGTGCAGGAAGTCCTTGATGCTTTGATACGGCTATGCAGGGTTTATTCTGACAACATAGATTGGAATTCCTGTCATCTAAGAGCAGATAGAGATACAAGTGTAGTAGGTGTTCAAGAGGCTGATAGCACAGATCATGTTATCAATGTAATCAAACTTTCAATTgagaaactgtgtgaattaggCATCATTGCAGGTAATAATGGTGGAAGTTCTGTGAGCTTACTAAATTTGTCATGGAAAGGTGTAGTTAGCTTGCTTCAGCTTGGCAAGGGTGCTTTAGCAGAAAAGGTGGATATAGCAGGCACCATCTTGAGCCTGGTTTCACTTGCTAATGCATGTTTGAAAATTGCAGCCGAGGGATGGTCTTCCCCACAGAAAGAACCAATCTCTTTTGTAGAAGCCAAAAGAATATTCCTTCCGGTTAAGTTTTATCTGATTAATGCTGTAAGAATTATCTCCCAGTACCCAGCCCAAGCCTTTTCGGTGTTCAAAGATATTACTCTTTCTGTTGTAAAGATCTCAACCTTCAAAATCTTACTGTGTAAAGATGAACTTCTGAAGTTTGCAAGTGAAGCAATGTTAGAAATACTGGAGCCTACATCCTTGcatattcttaattctctccTGATTTCTGCCCAAGTGCAACCAGAGCACAAATTCCAACTTTTGGACTGGCTGTTTGGGGACGGATGGGATTCAGATGATGTGGTTTCACCTAGTGATGGTGGGGTTGATGCAATGAATGCTATTTTTTGCACTAGTTCTGATGCCATGCATGGTGGAAAAGTTCTGTTACCTGGCCGGGTAAttgtatttcttaatttactgAAGAGTGCTCCTGATATTGAAAATGATGTAAGAATGGTGATGGCCAGAAAACTAGGATGGTTATTGGGTACATTTGTAGATGAAGAtatatattctttgattctCGCCTTGCAAATTCCTACCGTCTGCAGTTCAGCTCAAAAGCAAGAAGTGACTTATGAACCTATATTCCACTTAGTACTCCATGCATTGAAAACCTTCATGATAACTGCTTCTTCAAGTTCGGCCTGGTGTGATGTAGAGCATTTCCTGCTTGAGAATTTTTTCCATCCCCACTTTCTTTGCCATGAAGTCATTACTGAGCTTTGGTGTTTTATTTGTCGACATGCTGAGAAAGATATAGTGAATGACATTATTGATAAATTGTGCTCATTATTGAATTATTTGGCATCTCCTGAATTTGTAGTTATTCCTGACAGTGCAGTGCGAAAAGTTGCAAGGTTCATTTGCACGCTTGTTAACTGTGGTTCTGAATCAATGGCAGATAGAATTTTTTCTTCAGTTCTTGGCAATAGCAGACCTCACTGTTCATCAAGTATGTACTTAGCGCTGCTCATGGAGGGTTTCTCTCTGGATTTGCTTTCAAACAAAATGAGGACCACAGCAAAACAACAAATTGTTGTGGAATATTTTGAATTCCTGGATGCATTTGAGGATAAATTACCAAGGGAATGTGGCTCTGGTGTTTATGGTGCTCCAGTTTTCGCTTTATCGGCTGTGTTACAATCTTG TGCAGTCAGTATATCTGATACAGAAATGAAGACTTCAAAATTCCTAGTAGCAGtgattcacaaattctatagcTCTATGGACAGCCCAGTAAAGGAAGATTACAGAAGGCTTCTGAGCGAAACATTAACTATCATCTCCAAAATAAAGAATTTGTATTCATCTGATGGGATGGAGGTAGTAATTTTGGAGCTTCAGAATCTTTTTATCTCAAGCCCAGCAATGTCAAATAGTCAATTGTTTGTATGCAAACCAAACCTGTCATCCTTCATGGCTGGCCTTGGTTACATTGAATTGGCAGATGGGGAAGATAATGCAATGAGTGCAGCTGTAAGGGAGCTTTATTGTATGCTACTAAGAGAAAGGCATTGGGCATTTGTTCACTTAGCAATGGTGGCTTTTGCATTTTTCGCTGCCCGTACTACTTGCAATGAGCTTTGGAGATACGTGCCACCAGATGCTGCTCTTTCGTTTGATTTGGATCCAGGAAATGAAGCGGATGAAGAGAGGTTTATGTCAGAGTTAAAGGTCTTTCTTGAGAAGGAAATGCCGTCTCAAAAGGCAAATTTGCTTGATTATCAGCTTGCAATGCTCAGAAAGGATGGACAGATGTTGAAAGAGATTGTAAGAAAGACAAAggaaaccaaaacaaaaactaTACCCTGTGAAGCAATGGAGGTTGATAATGAGAAACAATCTAGTAGGAAAAGGAAATTGCCAGATGGAATCAGTGAAGGAATGGAAATGCTGCAGAATGGGCTGAAGGTTATGGGTGATAGCGTTTCGACATGGCAAAATAACCAGTTCGACTCCATCGAAACTCATGAAAATTTCTTGAAGCACATTTCTCAACTGAAAGACGTGATCACAAGCTTGGCTGGCTTAGCCGGAACTGGTTAA
- the LOC116015665 gene encoding uncharacterized protein LOC116015665 isoform X1: protein MASSSSSTSGRDLHGILEAIKSSEVVENRVELLNELGELNITEISEVAFLVDTLQILWEDFTCLDISQCTLNKTILHVAAKYLDLDISGSLGQILGLGAKAAMWCRKHLKMTVMSATQDSQEEHDNLFYQLLLDLLGYAASGFSALTRYPISVNKGLMTAVENFILEQLNLIKDCISEIKALCVFGLEVQKVVQEVLDALIRLCRVYSDNIDWNSCHLRADRDTSVVGVQEADSTDHVINVIKLSIEKLCELGIIAGNNGGSSVSLLNLSWKGVVSLLQLGKGALAEKVDIAGTILSLVSLANACLKIAAEGWSSPQKEPISFVEAKRIFLPVKFYLINAVRIISQYPAQAFSVFKDITLSVVKISTFKILLCKDELLKFASEAMLEILEPTSLHILNSLLISAQVQPEHKFQLLDWLFGDGWDSDDVVSPSDGGVDAMNAIFCTSSDAMHGGKVLLPGRVIVFLNLLKSAPDIENDVRMVMARKLGWLLGTFVDEDIYSLILALQIPTVCSSAQKQEVTYEPIFHLVLHALKTFMITASSSSAWCDVEHFLLENFFHPHFLCHEVITELWCFICRHAEKDIVNDIIDKLCSLLNYLASPEFVVIPDSAVRKVARFICTLVNCGSESMADRIFSSVLGNSRPHCSSSMYLALLMEGFSLDLLSNKMRTTAKQQIVVEYFEFLDAFEDKLPRECGSGVYGAPVFALSAVLQSCAVSISDTEMKTSKFLVAVIHKFYSSMDSPVKEDYRRLLSETLTIISKIKNLYSSDGMEVVILELQNLFISSPAMSNSQLFVCKPNLSSFMAGLGYIELADGEDNAMSAAVRELYCMLLRERHWAFVHLAMVAFAFFAARTTCNELWRYVPPDAALSFDLDPGNEADEERFMSELKVFLEKEMPSQKANLLDYQLAMLRKDGQMLKEIVRKTKETKTKTIPCEAMEVDNEKQSSRKRKLPDGISEGMEMLQNGLKVMGDSVSTWQNNQFDSIETHENFLKHISQLKDVITSLAGLAGTG, encoded by the exons ATGGCGAGCAGCTCAAGCTCAACTTCAGGTAGAGATCTCCATGGCATTCTCGAAGCCATTAAATCTTCAGAG GTTGTTGAGAATCGTGTTGAATTGCTTAATGAACTAGGGGAGTTAAATATAACAGAGATATCTGAGGTGGCATTCCTTGTAGACACTCTTCAA ATACTCTGGGAAGATTTTACTTGTCTAGACATATCTCAGTGCACACTAAACAAGACCATTTTGCATGTTGCGGCAAAATATCTAGATTTGGATATATCTGGAAGTTTGGGGCAAATTCTGGGTTTAGGAGCAAag GCTGCCATGTGGTGTAGAAAGCATCTTAAGATGACAGTTATGTCAGCTACTCAGGATTCACAAGAAGAACATGACAACCTATTTTATCAG TTGCTTTTGGATTTGCTGGGCTACGCTGCCTCTGGTTTTTCAGCTTTAACCAGATACCCTATTTCGGTTAACAAGGGCTTGATGACTGCTGTTGAGAATTTcattttggagcaattaaaCCTGATAAAGGATTGTATTTCAGAGATAAAG GCACTTTGTGTATTTGGGTTGGAAGTGCAAAAGGTGGTGCAGGAAGTCCTTGATGCTTTGATACGGCTATGCAGGGTTTATTCTGACAACATAGATTGGAATTCCTGTCATCTAAGAGCAGATAGAGATACAAGTGTAGTAGGTGTTCAAGAGGCTGATAGCACAGATCATGTTATCAATGTAATCAAACTTTCAATTgagaaactgtgtgaattaggCATCATTGCAGGTAATAATGGTGGAAGTTCTGTGAGCTTACTAAATTTGTCATGGAAAGGTGTAGTTAGCTTGCTTCAGCTTGGCAAGGGTGCTTTAGCAGAAAAGGTGGATATAGCAGGCACCATCTTGAGCCTGGTTTCACTTGCTAATGCATGTTTGAAAATTGCAGCCGAGGGATGGTCTTCCCCACAGAAAGAACCAATCTCTTTTGTAGAAGCCAAAAGAATATTCCTTCCGGTTAAGTTTTATCTGATTAATGCTGTAAGAATTATCTCCCAGTACCCAGCCCAAGCCTTTTCGGTGTTCAAAGATATTACTCTTTCTGTTGTAAAGATCTCAACCTTCAAAATCTTACTGTGTAAAGATGAACTTCTGAAGTTTGCAAGTGAAGCAATGTTAGAAATACTGGAGCCTACATCCTTGcatattcttaattctctccTGATTTCTGCCCAAGTGCAACCAGAGCACAAATTCCAACTTTTGGACTGGCTGTTTGGGGACGGATGGGATTCAGATGATGTGGTTTCACCTAGTGATGGTGGGGTTGATGCAATGAATGCTATTTTTTGCACTAGTTCTGATGCCATGCATGGTGGAAAAGTTCTGTTACCTGGCCGGGTAAttgtatttcttaatttactgAAGAGTGCTCCTGATATTGAAAATGATGTAAGAATGGTGATGGCCAGAAAACTAGGATGGTTATTGGGTACATTTGTAGATGAAGAtatatattctttgattctCGCCTTGCAAATTCCTACCGTCTGCAGTTCAGCTCAAAAGCAAGAAGTGACTTATGAACCTATATTCCACTTAGTACTCCATGCATTGAAAACCTTCATGATAACTGCTTCTTCAAGTTCGGCCTGGTGTGATGTAGAGCATTTCCTGCTTGAGAATTTTTTCCATCCCCACTTTCTTTGCCATGAAGTCATTACTGAGCTTTGGTGTTTTATTTGTCGACATGCTGAGAAAGATATAGTGAATGACATTATTGATAAATTGTGCTCATTATTGAATTATTTGGCATCTCCTGAATTTGTAGTTATTCCTGACAGTGCAGTGCGAAAAGTTGCAAGGTTCATTTGCACGCTTGTTAACTGTGGTTCTGAATCAATGGCAGATAGAATTTTTTCTTCAGTTCTTGGCAATAGCAGACCTCACTGTTCATCAAGTATGTACTTAGCGCTGCTCATGGAGGGTTTCTCTCTGGATTTGCTTTCAAACAAAATGAGGACCACAGCAAAACAACAAATTGTTGTGGAATATTTTGAATTCCTGGATGCATTTGAGGATAAATTACCAAGGGAATGTGGCTCTGGTGTTTATGGTGCTCCAGTTTTCGCTTTATCGGCTGTGTTACAATCTTG TGCAGTCAGTATATCTGATACAGAAATGAAGACTTCAAAATTCCTAGTAGCAGtgattcacaaattctatagcTCTATGGACAGCCCAGTAAAGGAAGATTACAGAAGGCTTCTGAGCGAAACATTAACTATCATCTCCAAAATAAAGAATTTGTATTCATCTGATGGGATGGAGGTAGTAATTTTGGAGCTTCAGAATCTTTTTATCTCAAGCCCAGCAATGTCAAATAGTCAATTGTTTGTATGCAAACCAAACCTGTCATCCTTCATGGCTGGCCTTGGTTACATTGAATTGGCAGATGGGGAAGATAATGCAATGAGTGCAGCTGTAAGGGAGCTTTATTGTATGCTACTAAGAGAAAGGCATTGGGCATTTGTTCACTTAGCAATGGTGGCTTTTGCATTTTTCGCTGCCCGTACTACTTGCAATGAGCTTTGGAGATACGTGCCACCAGATGCTGCTCTTTCGTTTGATTTGGATCCAGGAAATGAAGCGGATGAAGAGAGGTTTATGTCAGAGTTAAAGGTCTTTCTTGAGAAGGAAATGCCGTCTCAAAAGGCAAATTTGCTTGATTATCAGCTTGCAATGCTCAGAAAGGATGGACAGATGTTGAAAGAGATTGTAAGAAAGACAAAggaaaccaaaacaaaaactaTACCCTGTGAAGCAATGGAGGTTGATAATGAGAAACAATCTAGTAGGAAAAGGAAATTGCCAGATGGAATCAGTGAAGGAATGGAAATGCTGCAGAATGGGCTGAAGGTTATGGGTGATAGCGTTTCGACATGGCAAAATAACCAGTTCGACTCCATCGAAACTCATGAAAATTTCTTGAAGCACATTTCTCAACTGAAAGACGTGATCACAAGCTTGGCTGGCTTAGCCGGAACTGGTTAA
- the LOC116017442 gene encoding glycine-rich protein 23-like, whose translation MAKSLYVMFVLAVVVAHATARNIPDASAAVKPGGTQDLTVGPKGLEPATAPGAGVDDKKNLIVGGVGGWAGVGYVLPAIGGVAGGVGGASGLGGAGGLGGAGGGIGGASGLGGGIGGASGLGGLGGASGLGGLGGASGLGGLGGASGLGGLGGASGLGGLGGFGGASGIGGGIGGGIGKIIP comes from the coding sequence atGGCGAAAAGTTTGTATGTAATGTTTGTGCTTGCAGTGGTGGTGGCGCATGCGACGGCGCGTAACATTCCCGATGCTAGCGCCGCCGTGAAGCCTGGCGGCACGCAGGATCTGACGGTGGGCCCGAAAGGCTTGGAGCCGGCTACGGCGCCCGGCGCCGGCGTGGATGACAAGAAGAACCTTATAGTTGGCGGCGTTGGAGGCTGGGCTGGGGTCGGCTACGTGCTTCCGGCCATCGGCGGCGTGGCCGGTGGAGTTGGCGGCGCAAGCGGCTTGGGTGGGGCCGGCGGGCTAGGCGGCGCTGGCGGCGGGATTGGTGGCGCAAGCGGACTTGGAGGAGGGATTGGCGGCGCGAGTGGACTTGGCGGCCTCGGTGGCGCGAGTGGACTTGGAGGGCTTGGCGGCGCGAGTGGACTTGGAGGGCTTGGTGGCGCGAGTGGACTCGGAGGGCTTGGTGGCGCGAGTGGACTCGGGGGGCTTGGTGGGTTTGGTGGCGCGAGTGGAATCGGTGGTGGAATCGGCGGTGGGATTGGCAAAATTATTCCATAG